The Liquorilactobacillus nagelii DSM 13675 DNA window TCCAGCCAACTTGACTTGTCCGCTGGAAGGTGACTGCAGGCCACCGGCGATTGTTAAAAAGGTGCTTTTCCCAGATCCAGATGGACCTAGGATCAAATTTAACTGACCTGCCGCTGCTGCAAAATTTAGATCATGCAAGACATGAACTTTACTTAGACCATTACCAAAACTTTTATTAATTTGCTGCATTTCAAGCAATTTTTTTGTAGTCATTACTTAACCTCCAATTGCAGAAACTGGATCAATTTTAGCAATTGTCCAAACTGGTATCAATGCCCCCACTAAAGCTGTGACAATCAGACCACCAGCAATACTAGTTAACAGCGGCAGGTTAAAAGTCATAGGAGTTCCAGCGGGAATAGCAACTGCCGTAACTCCAGTTAATCCCGCTGCAATGATTATTCCGATTAAGACTAATAAGAGTGCTTGAGTAAGCGTCGCTCGAATTAAGAATCGGGCTGGGATACCTTGGGCTCGCAAAACGGCATAGTTTTGAATTTTTTGAATTGTCAAAATATATAAGAAAACAGCAATTACAATTAAAGAAATTATCATCAGAAAAGCGATCATAAAGGTAAAAGTTATATTTTGAGCGGAGTAGCCAGGCAATTTGTTAATGAATTTTTGAATACTATATGTTTTTAAACCGTTTGAATGAGATTGGTAATTAGCTTGCTGAGAAACGACAGCACTGGCCTTGAATGATTTGTTCAGATTTTTGAGTTGTTGCCAGGCTGCTAATTGCCCATAAATGACTGGAGCGACACTTAACTTGGCATTCTCAGTAAAACCAACGATTTGATAGTCAGTTTTGTTAGAGTTTAATTTTAAATGATCACCTAATTTATAGCCGGCAGTTTTAAATGCTTGATCGACAACTAATTGTTGCGAGTTCTTTACCCAATGTCCGCTGGTTAATTTAACTTGTTTAGCAATAAATTGATTCGATTCTAACCCAATGAATTGAGCAGATTCTTTGGCTAAGCCGCTTTTTTTGGCAACTACTGGAGCTTGACCGATATAGGCCTCTTTTTTAGTTAGATGGAGTTGTTGGCTGTTTTTTTTAGTAATTAATGATTGAGTTAAGTTAATATTGGCATTATTATTCAGAACTA harbors:
- a CDS encoding ABC transporter permease, which produces MFLSLKEIKYEKLRYSLIIGMIMLISYLVFVLTGLAQGLAQQNTAAIKSWNVKQIVLNNNANINLTQSLITKKNSQQLHLTKKEAYIGQAPVVAKKSGLAKESAQFIGLESNQFIAKQVKLTSGHWVKNSQQLVVDQAFKTAGYKLGDHLKLNSNKTDYQIVGFTENAKLSVAPVIYGQLAAWQQLKNLNKSFKASAVVSQQANYQSHSNGLKTYSIQKFINKLPGYSAQNITFTFMIAFLMIISLIVIAVFLYILTIQKIQNYAVLRAQGIPARFLIRATLTQALLLVLIGIIIAAGLTGVTAVAIPAGTPMTFNLPLLTSIAGGLIVTALVGALIPVWTIAKIDPVSAIGG